CTGCCGCGCGGCCCCCGCATCCGTGAGGTCGGCGACGTGCCGGTCGGATGCCGCGACGGTGTCGAGGCGGCCCCCGTCCGTGCCCACCGCGATCACGGTGTCGCCGCGGTCGCGGAGCCGGGCGCACGCCGCCCGCCCCGCGGCGCCCGTGGCGCCCGTGACGACGACGATCACCCCGTGATGCCCTTCGTCGACTCGATGACGTCGGTCATCTTCTTGCCGAGCGCCTCGTAGAACATCGAGAGCGGGAACTCGTCGTCGAGCACCGCATCCGTGTAGCCCTTCGGCGGGCCCGCGAGCACCTCGTCCGACAGGCCGCGAGCCCAGACGGATGCGGGATGCGGCTCGAGCGTCGACCGCACGAGCTCGTACGCGGCGAGCCAGTGGGCGGTCTTCGGGCGGTCGATCGAGCGCCAGTAGAGCTCGTCGATCTTGTCGGAGAGCGCGATGACGGCGGCGGGCACCTGGTCCCAGTCGAAGGCGAGCTGGGTGTCGGTCCAGTGCAGCACGCCGCGCTGGTGCAGCCAGGCGAACAGCAGCTGGCCGCCGAGCCCGTCGTAGTTGCGCACGCGCGAGCCGGTGAGCGGGAAGCGGAACAGGCGGTCGAAGAGGATCGCGTGCTGCACATGCCGGGCGCGGTCGCGCGTGCGCTCGTCGGCCGTCTTGTCGGCCTCGAGCTTGACGCACTCGCGGAACGCCGTGAGGTCGCAGCGCAGCTCCTCGAGCGAGTAGAGGAAGAACGGCATCCGCTGCTTGATCATGAACGGGTCGAACGGCAGGTCGCCGCGCATGTGCGAGCGGTCGTGGATGAGATCCCACATGACGAAGACCTCCTCCGCCAGGTGCTGGTCGGCGACGAGGTCCTGCTGCGAGGGCAGCAGCTCGAGCTTCGTGATGTCGGCCGCCGCCTCCGTCACGACGCGGAAGCGCGCGCCCTCGCGGTCCTGGAAGATCGCGCCCCACGTGAACGCGGGGATCTCGCGCATCG
The Protaetiibacter sp. SSC-01 genome window above contains:
- a CDS encoding DUF6421 family protein translates to MTTIAQTPSIIGEPEVVERCPELVEGDASTAEQSAAWTQLKEAATAIQALQEKDGSIPDPANHAAASHHVAAIVAAIRALAPAFPHDAAYLAALPGDFAKWEEGGFGVPDFLDSLVAFDPANHRVDGLRHLVVFPMYTQNGSPDRHVEALIVEVIWPEFIERLEAERYGNKLFISLRLIDFTAGYDTNSAVLFPETVAMREIPAFTWGAIFQDREGARFRVVTEAAADITKLELLPSQQDLVADQHLAEEVFVMWDLIHDRSHMRGDLPFDPFMIKQRMPFFLYSLEELRCDLTAFRECVKLEADKTADERTRDRARHVQHAILFDRLFRFPLTGSRVRNYDGLGGQLLFAWLHQRGVLHWTDTQLAFDWDQVPAAVIALSDKIDELYWRSIDRPKTAHWLAAYELVRSTLEPHPASVWARGLSDEVLAGPPKGYTDAVLDDEFPLSMFYEALGKKMTDVIESTKGITG